In Puntigrus tetrazona isolate hp1 unplaced genomic scaffold, ASM1883169v1 S000000769, whole genome shotgun sequence, the following proteins share a genomic window:
- the LOC122335409 gene encoding LOW QUALITY PROTEIN: dyslexia-associated protein KIAA0319-like (The sequence of the model RefSeq protein was modified relative to this genomic sequence to represent the inferred CDS: inserted 1 base in 1 codon), producing the protein MNFFSPVLSLVLLFCIRVSGQCWQAATYSESVVSPELRSSSILRVPDVSSLAQCAGACCDLSGCDLAWFFEGRCYVLSCQRKENCQPKQRPGTDSLLAFLQRGPPQTLVLQSLVRGESFPNHWQPLPRHRGSGDPMKDLALLEGIQDLDNTDSEYAESFRSLEDKRAEDRDAATVEQEERPGLYDWPIVQGKEEFNQSETERVGERLTTVQGPLESSPFPPSHFPEARNESKSAIEADSDVIPPVITTLNTRAEEDPENISSAAAAPNVLQDVSTEPSGSSTASSFITSPSTEATPRMISEEPVRSLTVSISGPVEATLPRNTVELTASVNYDDTAEALYTYEWTLVTSEDGHRGVIDGQHNKSVRITELSEGVYTVRVCVKAQQAYGESAVNFTVHPAVNINKPPKAVTLPKSQDVLFQEGSIFIINGSESMDDAGIVSYMWEKVDGPIWKPEGPVDTPVLQLQNLSPGEYTFKLTVSDSDGLADSSNATVRVSMPKDDPPRARAGSDRVVTLPVNYLTLWGNNSTDDHAITSYLWTLRPSSLTQGITMQDARSPVLQLSDLQEGRYMFQLTVTDSRGQQDSDTVSVTVLPANKAPVAITGPERQIILPVNSIVLNGSNSTDDMAIVSYQWDLISGPPGLKIKDANKAVAIASGLRSGSYRFRLTVTDQQGETDSAVLTVMVKEAKSLPLVAHASGSHTLTLPNNSLVLRGSVSNSGTANVSFLWVRDEQSPAAGDVLYGSDHEAFLYLANLVEGTYLFQLRATDVQGRSSMATATVEVRPDPRXREEVELELQVGVAQVSQQQKETVVRQLAALLHVLDSDIALKGLHGQSDISTVFRFSVLGPDGTIPGPKLSRLLRNQLLREKTDFLLFKVLRVDTVVCLLLCSGRGQCDPVTKSCSCDPLWMENPIRHFLDDGESNCDWSVLYVTISCFVTIIFLLSISWICICCCKRGRRTKVRKKTKYTILDNMDEQERMELQPKYNIKHRSTEHNSSLMMSESELDSEQDNLFNYGKARNRANGAVRNGDTLSLCPVEG; encoded by the exons ATGAACTTCTTCTCACCTGTTCTCTCGCTTGTCTTGCTCTTCTGTATCAGAG TATCGGGACAGTGCTGGCAGGCTGCAACCTACTCTGAGAGTGTAGTGTCTCCGGAGCTGAGGAGCAGCAGTATTTTGCGTGTTCCAGATGTGTCATCTCTGGCCCAGTGTGCAGGGGCCTGTTGCGATCTCTCAGGCTGTGACCTAGCCTGGTTTTTTGAGGGTCGCTGCTATGTCCTTAGTTGCCAGCGCAAAGAGAACTGCCAGCCGAAGCAGAGACCTGGTACTGACTCTCTACTGGCATTTCTGCAACGTGGGCCCCCTCAAACACTCGTTCTGCAATCCCTGGTTCGAGGAGAATCTTTCCCAAACCACTGGCAGCCCCTGCCCAGGCACAGGGGTTCGGGGGACCCCATGAAGGACCTTGCCTTGTTAGAAGGCATTCAGGATTTGGACAACACTGATTCAGAGTATGCCGAGAGTTTCCGAAGTTTGGAGGACAAAAGAGCTGAAGACAGAGATGCTGCAACAGTAGAGCAAGAAGAGAGGCCTGGGCTATATGATTGGCCAATTGTTCAAGGAAAAGAGGAATTCAACCaatcagagacagagagagttgGTGAAAGACTGACGACAGTGCAGGGCCCTCTCGAAAGCAGCCCCTTTCCTCCAAGTCACTTCCCAGAAGCGAGGAATGAAAGCAAATCAGCTATTGAAGCAGATTCGGATGTTATACCCCCAGTAATCACAACACTTAACACAAGG GCTGAAGAAGACCCGGAGAACATTTCCTCTGCAGCTGCTGCCCCTAACGTCCTGCAAGACGTCAGCACAGAGCCATCGGGGTCAAGCACAGCCAGTTCCTTCATTACTTCACCCAGCACTGAGGCCACACCACGAATGATCTCAGAAGAACCAG TAAGATCCCTGACTGTGTCCATTAGTGGCCCTGTGGAAGCAACACTCCCTCGAAATACTGTTGAACTAACTGCTTCTGTAAATTACGATGACACTGCAG AAGCTCTTTACACGTATGAGTGGACTTTGGTAACCTCAGAGGACGGACATCGTGGAGTAATAGATGGACAGCACAACAAGTCTGTCAGAATTACAGAA CTTTCAGAGGGTGTTTATactgtcagagtgtgtgtgaaagcgCAACAAGCTTATGGAGAAAGTGCTGTGAACTTCACAGTACACCCTG CAGTGAATATAAACAAGCCTCCAAAAGCCGTCACTTTGCCCAAGAGCCAAGATGTGCTTTTCCAAGAAGGCTCCATCTTCATCATTAATGGCAGTG AGAGTATGGATGATGCTGGAATCGTCAGTTACATGTGGGAGAAGGTAGACGGCCCTATTTGGAAACCTGAAGGCCCTGTGGATACACCTGTACTGCAGCTACAAAATCTTTCACCAGGAGAATATACCTTCAA GCTGACGGTGTCTGATTCCGATGGGCTGGCCGACTCCAGCAATGCCACAGTAAGAGTCAGCATGCCAAAAGATGACCCTCCTCGGGCCAGAGCAGGCAGTGACCGTGTCGTGACCCTGCCTGTCAACTACCTCACCTTGTGGGGTAACAACAGCACGGATGACCATGCCATTACAAGCTACCTCTGGACTCTCCGTCCCAGCAGCCTGACCCAAGGGATCACGATGCAG GATGCAAGATCACCGGTCCTACAGCTATCTGATCTCCAGGAGGGTCGGTATATGTTTCAGCTAACAGTCACTGACTCCAGAGGTCAACAGGATTCAGACACCGTCTCAGTCACTGTGCTGCCTG CAAACAAAGCACCAGTCGCTATAACAGGACCAGAACGGCAGATCATCCTCCCAGTCAACAGCATCGTGTTGAATGGCAGCAACAGCACTGACGATATGGCCATCGTCAGCTACCAGTGGGACTTGATCAG TGGCCCTCCAGGCTTGAAGATAAAAGATGCCAATAAAGCAGTTGCCATAGCGAGTGGCCTGAGATCTGGGAGTTACAGGTTCAGGCTGACTGTGACAGATCAGCAGGGAGAAACAGACAGCGCAGTCCTGACTGTCATGGTTAAAGAAG CAAAAAGCTTGCCACTGGTCGCCCATGCCAGCGGCAGCCACACGCTCACTCTACCCAACAACTCTCTGGTGCTCAGGGGCTCCGTATCCAACAGCGGAACAGCAAACGTGTCTTTTCTTTGGGTCAGAGATGAACAGAGCCCCGCTGCCGGG GATGTGTTATATGGTTCAGACCATGAGGCCTTCCTTTACCTCGCCAACCTGGTAGAAGGAACGTACCTCTTCCAGCTCCGGGCCACGGATGTCCAGGGCCGCTCAAGCATGGCTACAGCCACCGTGGAAGTACGCCCTG ATCCAC GGCGAGAGGAGGTGGAGCTTGAGCTGCAGGTGGGTGTGGCTCAGGTCAGTCAGCAGCAGAAAGAGACGGTAGTGAGACAGCTGGCCGCATTACTGCATGTTCTGGACTCAGACATTGCACTGAAGGGTCTGCATGGCCAGTCAGACATCAG CACTGTATTTAGGTTCTCAGTCCTGGGTCCTGATGGTACAATTCCAGGACCTAAGCTTTCTCGTCTGCTAAGAAACCAGCTGTTACGAGAAAAAACTGACTTCTTGCTCTTTAAAGTCTTAAGAGTAGACACAGTCG tgtgtttgctGCTGTGTTCTGGACGTGGTCAGTGTGATCCCGTTACAAAGAGCTGTTCCTGTGACCCTCTTTGGATGGAGAACCCCATTCGCCACTTCCTTGATGATGGCGAGAGCAATTGCG ACTGGAGCGTGCTGTATGTCACAATCTCTTGTTTTGTGACAATAATTTTCCTCTTGTCCATCAGCTGGATTTGTATCTGCTGCTGTAAAAG AGGGAGACGCACTAAAGTGAGGAAGAAAACCAAGTACACAATACTAGACAACATGGACGAGCAGGAGAGAATGGAGCTTCAGCCAAAGTATA ACATTAAACACAGGAGCACAGAGCACAACTCCAGCCTGATGATGTCAGAATCAGAGCTGGACAGCGAGCAGGACAACCTTTTCAACTATGGGAAAGCTCGGAACAGAGCCAATGGAGCGGTCAGAAATGGAGACACTCTCAGCCTTTGTCCCGTGGAGGGTTGA